A part of Neovison vison isolate M4711 chromosome 6, ASM_NN_V1, whole genome shotgun sequence genomic DNA contains:
- the IQCF6 gene encoding IQ domain-containing protein F6, protein MDTQNSEKAAIKIQSWWRGNMVRRSLLHAALRAWVIQCWWRSVQAKMLEQRRRLALRLYTCQEWAVVKVQAQVRMWQARRRFLQARQAACVIQSHWRWHTSQTRGLIRGRYEVKASRLELDIEILLT, encoded by the exons ATGGACACTCAAAAT TCGGAGAAGGCAGCCATAAAGATTCAGTCATGGTGGCGTGGCAACATGGTGCGCCGGTCACTACTGCATGCAGCCCTCAGGGCCTGGGTCATCCAGTGCTGGTGGAGGTCGGTGCAGGCCAAGATGCTGGAGCAGAGACGGCGCCTGGCACTAAGACTCTACACCTGCCAGGAGTGGGCAGTGGTGAAGGTGCAGGCGCAGGTCCGAATGTGGCAGGCCCGCAGACGGTTTCTCCAGGCGCGCCAGGCGGCCTGCGTCATTCAGTCTCACTGGCGCTGGCACACCAGCCAAACCCGGGGCCTGATCCGGGGCCGCTATGAGGTCAAAGCCAGCCGGCTGGAGCTTGACATCGAAATCCTCTTGACCTAG
- the GRM2 gene encoding metabotropic glutamate receptor 2 isoform X3 — protein MLFALDRINRDPRLLPGVRLGAHILDSCSKDTHALEQALDFVRASLSRGADGSRHICPDGSYATHGDAPTAITGVIGGSYSDVSIQVANLLRLFQIPQISYASTSAKLSDKSRYDYFARTVPPDFFQAKAMAEILRFFNWTYVSTVASEGDYGETGIEAFELEARARNICVATSEKVGRAMSRAAFEGVVRALLQKPSARVAVLFTRSEDARELLAATQRLNASFTWVASDGWGALESVVAGSEGAAEGAITIELASYPISDFASYFQSLDPWNNSRNPWFREFWEQRFHCSFRQRDCAAHSLRAVPFEQESKIMFVVNAVYAMAHALHNMHQALCPNTTQLCDAMRPVNGRRLYKDFVLNVKFDAPFRPADTQSEVRFDRFGDGIGRYNIFTYLRAGSGRYRYQKVGYWAEGLTLDTSLIPWASPSAGPLPASRCSEPCLQNEVKSVQPGEVCCWLCIPCQPYEYRLDEFTCADCGLGYWPNASLTGCFELPQEYIRWGDAWAVGPVTIACLGALATLFVLGVFVRHNATPVVKASGRELCYILLGGVFLCYCMTFVFIAKPSTVVCTLRRLGLGTAFSVCYSALLTKTNRIARIFGGAREGAQRPRFISPASQVAICLALISGQLLIVAAWLVVEAPGTGKETAPERREVVTLRCNHRDASMLGSLAYNVLLIALCTLYAFKTRKCPENFNEAKFIGFTMYTTCIIWLAFLPIFYVTSSDYRVQTTTMCVSVSLSGSVVLGCLFAPKLHIILFQPQKNVVSHRAPTSRFSSAATRASSSLAQGSGSQFVPTVCNGREVVDSTTSSL, from the exons ATGCTTTTTGCACTGGACCGCATCAACCGTGACCCACGCCTGCTGCCGGGTGTGCGTCTAGGTGCGCATATACTCGACAGCTGCTCCAAGGACACACATGCCCTGGAGCAGGCACTCGACTTCGTGCGTGCGTCGCTTAGCCGTGGTGCCGACGGCTCACGCCACATCTGCCCCGACGGCTCTTATGCCACCCACGGTGATGCTCCCACTGCCATCACTGGTGTCATTGGCGGCTCCTATAGTGATGTCTCCATCCAG gtggCCAACCTCCTGCGGCTGTTTCAGATTCCACAGATCAGCTATGCCTCCACAAGTGCCAAGCTGAGCGACAAGTCCCGCTATGACTACTTTGCCCGCACAGTGCCCCCCGACTTCTTCCAAGCCAAGGCCATGGCTGAGATCCTCCGCTTCTTCAACTGGACCTATGTGTCCACTGTGGCATCTGAGGGCGACTATGGCGAGACAGGCATTGAAGCCTTTGAGCTAGAGGCCCGCGCCCGCAACATCTGTGTGGCCACCTCGGAGAAGGTGGGCCGTGCCATGAGCCGCGCGGCCTTTGAGGGTGTGGTGCGAGCCCTGCTGCAGAAGCCCAGCGCCCGCGTGGCTGTTCTGTTCACCCGATCCGAGGACGCTCGCGAGCTCCTCGCGGCCACCCAGCGCCTCAATGCCAGCTTCACCTGGGTGGCCAGCGATGGTTGGGGGGCGCTGGAGAGCGTGGTGGCCGGCAGCGAGGGGGCTGCTGAGGGCGCCATCACTATCGAGCTGGCCTCTTATCCCATTAGCGACTTTGCCTCCTACTTCCAGAGCCTGGACCCCTGGAACAACAGCCGGAACCCCTGGTTCCGGGAGTTCTGGGAGCAGAGGTTCCACTGCAGCTTCCGGCAGCGAGATTGCGCCGCCCACTCGCTGCGGGCGGTGCCTTTTGAGCAAGAGTCCAAGATCATGTTCGTGGTCAATGCGGTTTATGCCATGGCCCACGCACTGCACAACATGCACCAAGCCCTCTGCCCCAACACCACCCAGCTCTGCGATGCGATGCGGCCTGTCAACGGGCGCCGCCTCTACAAGGACTTTGTGCTGAACGTCAAATTTGATG CCCCCTTCCGCCCGGCCGACACGCAGAGTGAGGTTCGCTTTGACCGCTTTGGTGATGGCATTGGACGCTACAACATCTTCACGTATCTGCGGGCAGGCAGTGGGCGCTACCGCTACCAGAAGGTGGGCTACTGGGCAGAAGGCCTGACCCTGGACACCAGCCTTATCCCGTGGGCCTCACCCTCGGCCGGCCCCCTGCCGGCCTCTCGCTGCAGTGAGCCCTGTCTCCAGAATGAGGTGAAGAGCGTGCAGCCGGGAGAGGTCTGCTGCTGGCTGTGCATTCCGTGCCAGCCATACGAGTACCGGCTGGACGAGTTCACGTGCGCTGACTGCGGCCTGGGCTACTGGCCCAACGCCAGCCTAACTGGCTGCTTCGAGCTGCCCCAGGAGTACATCCGCTGGGGCGATGCCTGGGCCGTGGGACCCGTCACCATCGCCTGCCTGGGAGCCCTGGCCACCCTCTTTGTGCTGGGGGTCTTTGTGCGGCACAATGCCACGCCAGTGGTCAAGGCCTCGGGCCGGGAGCTCTGCTACATCCTGCTGGGCGGTGTCTTCCTCTGCTACTGCATGACCTTCGTCTTCATTGCCAAGCCGTCCACAGTGGTGTGCACCTTACGGCGCCTCGGTTTGGGCACCGCCTTCTCTGTCTGCTACTCAGCCCTGCTCACCAAGACCAACCGCATTGCGCGCATCTTTGGCGGGGCCCGGGAGGGAGCCCAGCGGCCACGCTTCATCAGCCCGGCCTCGCAGGTGGCCATCTGCCTGGCACTTATCTCGGGCCAGCTGCTCATTGTGGCCGCCTGGCTGGTGGTGGAGGCACCGGGCACGGGCAAGGAGACAGCCCCAGAGCGGCGGGAGGTGGTGACATTGCGCTGCAACCATCGGGACGCCAGCATGCTGGGCTCACTCGCCTACAACGTGCTCCTCATCGCACTCTGCACGCTCTATGCCTTCAAGACCCGCAAGTGCCCCGAGAACTTCAACGAGGCCAAGTTCATAGGCTTTACCATGTACACCACTTGCATCATCTGGCTGGCCTTCCTGCCCATCTTCTACGTCACTTCCAGTGATTACCGG GTACAGACCACCACCATGTGCGTGTCAGTCAGCCTCAGCGGCTCGGTGGTGCTCGGCTGTCTCTTTGCGCCCAAGCTTCACATCATCCTTTTCCAGCCGCAGAAGAACGTGGTTAGCCACCGCGCACCCACCAGCCGGTTCAGCAGCGCCGCCACCAGGGCCAGCTCcagccttgcccaag GGTCTGGCTCCCAGTTTGTCCCCACCGTTTGCAACGGCCGGGAGGTGGTAGATTCAACAACATCATCGCTTTGA
- the GRM2 gene encoding metabotropic glutamate receptor 2 isoform X1 has protein sequence MGSLLGLLALLLLWGAVAEGPTKKVLTLEGDLVLGGLFPVHQKGGPAEECGPVNEHRGIQRLEAMLFALDRINRDPRLLPGVRLGAHILDSCSKDTHALEQALDFVRASLSRGADGSRHICPDGSYATHGDAPTAITGVIGGSYSDVSIQVANLLRLFQIPQISYASTSAKLSDKSRYDYFARTVPPDFFQAKAMAEILRFFNWTYVSTVASEGDYGETGIEAFELEARARNICVATSEKVGRAMSRAAFEGVVRALLQKPSARVAVLFTRSEDARELLAATQRLNASFTWVASDGWGALESVVAGSEGAAEGAITIELASYPISDFASYFQSLDPWNNSRNPWFREFWEQRFHCSFRQRDCAAHSLRAVPFEQESKIMFVVNAVYAMAHALHNMHQALCPNTTQLCDAMRPVNGRRLYKDFVLNVKFDAPFRPADTQSEVRFDRFGDGIGRYNIFTYLRAGSGRYRYQKVGYWAEGLTLDTSLIPWASPSAGPLPASRCSEPCLQNEVKSVQPGEVCCWLCIPCQPYEYRLDEFTCADCGLGYWPNASLTGCFELPQEYIRWGDAWAVGPVTIACLGALATLFVLGVFVRHNATPVVKASGRELCYILLGGVFLCYCMTFVFIAKPSTVVCTLRRLGLGTAFSVCYSALLTKTNRIARIFGGAREGAQRPRFISPASQVAICLALISGQLLIVAAWLVVEAPGTGKETAPERREVVTLRCNHRDASMLGSLAYNVLLIALCTLYAFKTRKCPENFNEAKFIGFTMYTTCIIWLAFLPIFYVTSSDYRVQTTTMCVSVSLSGSVVLGCLFAPKLHIILFQPQKNVVSHRAPTSRFSSAATRASSSLAQGSGSQFVPTVCNGREVVDSTTSSL, from the exons ATGGGATCACTGCTTGGGCTTCTGGCACTGCTGCTGCTTTGGGGCGCTGTGGCTGAGGGCCCCACCAAGAAGGTGCTGACCCTGGAGGGGGATCTGGTCCTGGGTGGGCTGTTTCCGGTACACCAGAAGGGTGGCCCAGCAGAGGAGTGTGGGCCTGTCAATGAGCATCGAGGGATCCAGCGCCTGGAGGCCATGCTTTTTGCACTGGACCGCATCAACCGTGACCCACGCCTGCTGCCGGGTGTGCGTCTAGGTGCGCATATACTCGACAGCTGCTCCAAGGACACACATGCCCTGGAGCAGGCACTCGACTTCGTGCGTGCGTCGCTTAGCCGTGGTGCCGACGGCTCACGCCACATCTGCCCCGACGGCTCTTATGCCACCCACGGTGATGCTCCCACTGCCATCACTGGTGTCATTGGCGGCTCCTATAGTGATGTCTCCATCCAG gtggCCAACCTCCTGCGGCTGTTTCAGATTCCACAGATCAGCTATGCCTCCACAAGTGCCAAGCTGAGCGACAAGTCCCGCTATGACTACTTTGCCCGCACAGTGCCCCCCGACTTCTTCCAAGCCAAGGCCATGGCTGAGATCCTCCGCTTCTTCAACTGGACCTATGTGTCCACTGTGGCATCTGAGGGCGACTATGGCGAGACAGGCATTGAAGCCTTTGAGCTAGAGGCCCGCGCCCGCAACATCTGTGTGGCCACCTCGGAGAAGGTGGGCCGTGCCATGAGCCGCGCGGCCTTTGAGGGTGTGGTGCGAGCCCTGCTGCAGAAGCCCAGCGCCCGCGTGGCTGTTCTGTTCACCCGATCCGAGGACGCTCGCGAGCTCCTCGCGGCCACCCAGCGCCTCAATGCCAGCTTCACCTGGGTGGCCAGCGATGGTTGGGGGGCGCTGGAGAGCGTGGTGGCCGGCAGCGAGGGGGCTGCTGAGGGCGCCATCACTATCGAGCTGGCCTCTTATCCCATTAGCGACTTTGCCTCCTACTTCCAGAGCCTGGACCCCTGGAACAACAGCCGGAACCCCTGGTTCCGGGAGTTCTGGGAGCAGAGGTTCCACTGCAGCTTCCGGCAGCGAGATTGCGCCGCCCACTCGCTGCGGGCGGTGCCTTTTGAGCAAGAGTCCAAGATCATGTTCGTGGTCAATGCGGTTTATGCCATGGCCCACGCACTGCACAACATGCACCAAGCCCTCTGCCCCAACACCACCCAGCTCTGCGATGCGATGCGGCCTGTCAACGGGCGCCGCCTCTACAAGGACTTTGTGCTGAACGTCAAATTTGATG CCCCCTTCCGCCCGGCCGACACGCAGAGTGAGGTTCGCTTTGACCGCTTTGGTGATGGCATTGGACGCTACAACATCTTCACGTATCTGCGGGCAGGCAGTGGGCGCTACCGCTACCAGAAGGTGGGCTACTGGGCAGAAGGCCTGACCCTGGACACCAGCCTTATCCCGTGGGCCTCACCCTCGGCCGGCCCCCTGCCGGCCTCTCGCTGCAGTGAGCCCTGTCTCCAGAATGAGGTGAAGAGCGTGCAGCCGGGAGAGGTCTGCTGCTGGCTGTGCATTCCGTGCCAGCCATACGAGTACCGGCTGGACGAGTTCACGTGCGCTGACTGCGGCCTGGGCTACTGGCCCAACGCCAGCCTAACTGGCTGCTTCGAGCTGCCCCAGGAGTACATCCGCTGGGGCGATGCCTGGGCCGTGGGACCCGTCACCATCGCCTGCCTGGGAGCCCTGGCCACCCTCTTTGTGCTGGGGGTCTTTGTGCGGCACAATGCCACGCCAGTGGTCAAGGCCTCGGGCCGGGAGCTCTGCTACATCCTGCTGGGCGGTGTCTTCCTCTGCTACTGCATGACCTTCGTCTTCATTGCCAAGCCGTCCACAGTGGTGTGCACCTTACGGCGCCTCGGTTTGGGCACCGCCTTCTCTGTCTGCTACTCAGCCCTGCTCACCAAGACCAACCGCATTGCGCGCATCTTTGGCGGGGCCCGGGAGGGAGCCCAGCGGCCACGCTTCATCAGCCCGGCCTCGCAGGTGGCCATCTGCCTGGCACTTATCTCGGGCCAGCTGCTCATTGTGGCCGCCTGGCTGGTGGTGGAGGCACCGGGCACGGGCAAGGAGACAGCCCCAGAGCGGCGGGAGGTGGTGACATTGCGCTGCAACCATCGGGACGCCAGCATGCTGGGCTCACTCGCCTACAACGTGCTCCTCATCGCACTCTGCACGCTCTATGCCTTCAAGACCCGCAAGTGCCCCGAGAACTTCAACGAGGCCAAGTTCATAGGCTTTACCATGTACACCACTTGCATCATCTGGCTGGCCTTCCTGCCCATCTTCTACGTCACTTCCAGTGATTACCGG GTACAGACCACCACCATGTGCGTGTCAGTCAGCCTCAGCGGCTCGGTGGTGCTCGGCTGTCTCTTTGCGCCCAAGCTTCACATCATCCTTTTCCAGCCGCAGAAGAACGTGGTTAGCCACCGCGCACCCACCAGCCGGTTCAGCAGCGCCGCCACCAGGGCCAGCTCcagccttgcccaag GGTCTGGCTCCCAGTTTGTCCCCACCGTTTGCAACGGCCGGGAGGTGGTAGATTCAACAACATCATCGCTTTGA
- the GRM2 gene encoding metabotropic glutamate receptor 2 isoform X2: MGSLLGLLALLLLWGAVAEGPTKKVLTLEGDLVLGGLFPVHQKGGPAEECGPVNEHRGIQRLEAMLFALDRINRDPRLLPGVRLGAHILDSCSKDTHALEQALDFVRASLSRGADGSRHICPDGSYATHGDAPTAITGVIGGSYSDVSIQVANLLRLFQIPQISYASTSAKLSDKSRYDYFARTVPPDFFQAKAMAEILRFFNWTYVSTVASEGDYGETGIEAFELEARARNICVATSEKVGRAMSRAAFEGVVRALLQKPSARVAVLFTRSEDARELLAATQRLNASFTWVASDGWGALESVVAGSEGAAEGAITIELASYPISDFASYFQSLDPWNNSRNPWFREFWEQRFHCSFRQRDCAAHSLRAVPFEQESKIMFVVNAVYAMAHALHNMHQALCPNTTQLCDAMRPVNGRRLYKDFVLNVKFDAPFRPADTQSEVRFDRFGDGIGRYNIFTYLRAGSGRYRYQKVGYWAEGLTLDTSLIPWASPSAGPLPASRCSEPCLQNEVKSVQPGEVCCWLCIPCQPYEYRLDEFTCADCGLGYWPNASLTGCFELPQEYIRWGDAWAVGPVTIACLGALATLFVLGVFVRHNATPVVKASGRELCYILLGGVFLCYCMTFVFIAKPSTVVCTLRRLGLGTAFSVCYSALLTKTNRIARIFGGAREGAQRPRFISPASQVAICLALISGQLLIVAAWLVVEAPGTGKETAPERREVVTLRCNHRDASMLGSLAYNVLLIALCTLYAFKTRKCPENFNEAKFIGFTMYTTCIIWLAFLPIFYVTSSDYRTKKRRLREVQSLA, from the exons ATGGGATCACTGCTTGGGCTTCTGGCACTGCTGCTGCTTTGGGGCGCTGTGGCTGAGGGCCCCACCAAGAAGGTGCTGACCCTGGAGGGGGATCTGGTCCTGGGTGGGCTGTTTCCGGTACACCAGAAGGGTGGCCCAGCAGAGGAGTGTGGGCCTGTCAATGAGCATCGAGGGATCCAGCGCCTGGAGGCCATGCTTTTTGCACTGGACCGCATCAACCGTGACCCACGCCTGCTGCCGGGTGTGCGTCTAGGTGCGCATATACTCGACAGCTGCTCCAAGGACACACATGCCCTGGAGCAGGCACTCGACTTCGTGCGTGCGTCGCTTAGCCGTGGTGCCGACGGCTCACGCCACATCTGCCCCGACGGCTCTTATGCCACCCACGGTGATGCTCCCACTGCCATCACTGGTGTCATTGGCGGCTCCTATAGTGATGTCTCCATCCAG gtggCCAACCTCCTGCGGCTGTTTCAGATTCCACAGATCAGCTATGCCTCCACAAGTGCCAAGCTGAGCGACAAGTCCCGCTATGACTACTTTGCCCGCACAGTGCCCCCCGACTTCTTCCAAGCCAAGGCCATGGCTGAGATCCTCCGCTTCTTCAACTGGACCTATGTGTCCACTGTGGCATCTGAGGGCGACTATGGCGAGACAGGCATTGAAGCCTTTGAGCTAGAGGCCCGCGCCCGCAACATCTGTGTGGCCACCTCGGAGAAGGTGGGCCGTGCCATGAGCCGCGCGGCCTTTGAGGGTGTGGTGCGAGCCCTGCTGCAGAAGCCCAGCGCCCGCGTGGCTGTTCTGTTCACCCGATCCGAGGACGCTCGCGAGCTCCTCGCGGCCACCCAGCGCCTCAATGCCAGCTTCACCTGGGTGGCCAGCGATGGTTGGGGGGCGCTGGAGAGCGTGGTGGCCGGCAGCGAGGGGGCTGCTGAGGGCGCCATCACTATCGAGCTGGCCTCTTATCCCATTAGCGACTTTGCCTCCTACTTCCAGAGCCTGGACCCCTGGAACAACAGCCGGAACCCCTGGTTCCGGGAGTTCTGGGAGCAGAGGTTCCACTGCAGCTTCCGGCAGCGAGATTGCGCCGCCCACTCGCTGCGGGCGGTGCCTTTTGAGCAAGAGTCCAAGATCATGTTCGTGGTCAATGCGGTTTATGCCATGGCCCACGCACTGCACAACATGCACCAAGCCCTCTGCCCCAACACCACCCAGCTCTGCGATGCGATGCGGCCTGTCAACGGGCGCCGCCTCTACAAGGACTTTGTGCTGAACGTCAAATTTGATG CCCCCTTCCGCCCGGCCGACACGCAGAGTGAGGTTCGCTTTGACCGCTTTGGTGATGGCATTGGACGCTACAACATCTTCACGTATCTGCGGGCAGGCAGTGGGCGCTACCGCTACCAGAAGGTGGGCTACTGGGCAGAAGGCCTGACCCTGGACACCAGCCTTATCCCGTGGGCCTCACCCTCGGCCGGCCCCCTGCCGGCCTCTCGCTGCAGTGAGCCCTGTCTCCAGAATGAGGTGAAGAGCGTGCAGCCGGGAGAGGTCTGCTGCTGGCTGTGCATTCCGTGCCAGCCATACGAGTACCGGCTGGACGAGTTCACGTGCGCTGACTGCGGCCTGGGCTACTGGCCCAACGCCAGCCTAACTGGCTGCTTCGAGCTGCCCCAGGAGTACATCCGCTGGGGCGATGCCTGGGCCGTGGGACCCGTCACCATCGCCTGCCTGGGAGCCCTGGCCACCCTCTTTGTGCTGGGGGTCTTTGTGCGGCACAATGCCACGCCAGTGGTCAAGGCCTCGGGCCGGGAGCTCTGCTACATCCTGCTGGGCGGTGTCTTCCTCTGCTACTGCATGACCTTCGTCTTCATTGCCAAGCCGTCCACAGTGGTGTGCACCTTACGGCGCCTCGGTTTGGGCACCGCCTTCTCTGTCTGCTACTCAGCCCTGCTCACCAAGACCAACCGCATTGCGCGCATCTTTGGCGGGGCCCGGGAGGGAGCCCAGCGGCCACGCTTCATCAGCCCGGCCTCGCAGGTGGCCATCTGCCTGGCACTTATCTCGGGCCAGCTGCTCATTGTGGCCGCCTGGCTGGTGGTGGAGGCACCGGGCACGGGCAAGGAGACAGCCCCAGAGCGGCGGGAGGTGGTGACATTGCGCTGCAACCATCGGGACGCCAGCATGCTGGGCTCACTCGCCTACAACGTGCTCCTCATCGCACTCTGCACGCTCTATGCCTTCAAGACCCGCAAGTGCCCCGAGAACTTCAACGAGGCCAAGTTCATAGGCTTTACCATGTACACCACTTGCATCATCTGGCTGGCCTTCCTGCCCATCTTCTACGTCACTTCCAGTGATTACCGG acgaagaAACGGAGACTCAGGGAGGTTCAATCCCTTGCCTAA